CCCGGTCGATCCGCGCACGTGTGGAGAGGATGGGCGGCCGCGTGCGGATCACGTCGACCCCCGGGCGCGGGACGAACGTGGGTCTGATGATGCCGCGTGGTGACGGGGGATCGGGATCGATCGACGAGAGAGCGGACGACACCCGACGCTCTGCCGAGGTGACCGTCGACGCGGTCGCCCCGACCGACAACAGGAAGGCACGATGACGCCGAGTTCCCCGAGTTCCGACCCGACCGGCCCCGGTCCGGTGACCTTCTATCTCGTCGACGACCATGCGGTCTTCCGCTCCGGGGTCCGTGCCGAACTGGCCGACGAGCCGGGCCTGCGCGTCGTCGGCGAGGCGGGCACCGTACCCGAGGCAATCGACGGGATCGTGGCGGCGGCTCCCGATGTGGTCCTGCTCGACGTGCACATGCCGGCCGGCGGCGGGGTGGCGGTCCTGCGCGGGGTGCTCGATCGACTCGGATCGAACGGAACGGGTTCGAATGCAACGGGTTCGACACCGCCGGTCTTCCTGGCCCTGAGTGTGTCGGACGCGGCCGAGGATGTCATCGCGACCATCCGGGCCGGTGCCCGCGGTTACGTGACCAAGACGATCGCGGGCCCGGAACTCGCCGACGCGGTCCGCCGGGTCGCCGACGGCGACGCGGTGTTCAGCCCACGTCTCGCGGGTTTCGTCCTCGACTCGTTCACCGGAAAATCCTCGGCACCCGAACCGCCGCTCGACCCCGAACTCGACTCGCTGACCAGGCGCGAACTGGAGGTGTTGCGCCTGCTGGCGCGCGGGTACACCTATCGGGAGATCGCCGAGGAGCTGTTCATCTCGATCAAGACGGTCGAGACACATGCGTCGAACGTTTTGCGGAAGACCCAGCAGTCCAACCGCAATGCCCTCACCCGATGGGCGGCCACCCGTCACATCGGCTGACCGCAGCGGCGCCGGCTCAGCGCAACAGCGCGATCGCGAGTACGACGACGACCGCGAGCACGGCGAAGAACACGAAGATCGACACCGCCAGTGCCGTGCTCGACGTGCCCGGCGCCGGCGGACCGGGGTTCGGTTGCCGGGATTCGGACGAGTACTGCTGGGAGGCAGGCGGTCTCGGCGTCGACGAATGTGGTTGCGGCGTCGACATCAGGGTCGGGGACATGCCGCGACGTGTGTCCGGAAGGTCGCGGGAGCCGCGATCGGCGGACATCGTCGGGGCGTAGGGGGGCAGGGTGGCACCGGCCGGACGATGCGAACCGGTCGTCGACGACCGGCCGCCGCGCTGTGACCAGGTCGGCGTGCCCGCTCCGGGCCGGGTGATGAGGCCGGTCAGGACCTGGTCGCGGGTGCCTCGGGAACCGGCCGCGAACGAGGTGAGCATGTCTCGTGCCTGACTCATCGTCGGGCGTTTGGTCGGGCTCGGTTCCAGGAGGCGCAGCAGGATCGGCTCGAGCTCGGCGGCATTCTGCATGGGATTGATGCGTGCGCGTGCGACCTTGTGTAGCAGCGCGATCGAGTTGTCGTCGACACCGAAGGGCGGCTGACCCTCCACCATCGTGTAGACGGTCGCGCCCAGCGAGTAGACGTCCGAGGCCTCCTGCGGATCGGCGCCGCGCGCGACCTCGGGAGCGAAATACGCAGGCGTTCCGGTGATCACGCCGGTCTGGGTGAGAGTGACATCGTCCTTCGCCCGCGAGATCCCGAAGTCGGTGATCTTGACCAGGCCGGTCTGCCGTCCGCCCTCGGCGATGAGGATGTTGCCGGGCTTGATGTCGCGGTGCACGATCCCCGCGGCGTGGGCCTCGACCATCGCATCGGCCACCTGGGCGCCGATCTGGGCAGCCTCGGCGGGCGCGAGAGTCTTTGTGGTGTGCAAGATCTGGGCCACACTGCGGGAGGGTAGGTATTCCATGACCAGCCAGGGCTCACCCCGGTCGAGGGCGACGTCGTGCATGGCGATCGCATTGCGGTGGGAGAGCTTCGCGGCGATCCGCCCCTCCCGCATGGCCCGCTTGCGCACGTTGTCGGCGGAGTCCTCGGTGAGGCCCTCGGTGGAGACGACCTGCTTGACGGCGACGTCACGGTCGAGGAGCTGGTCGCGGGCGAGCCACACGGTTCCCATGCCGCCGCCGCCGATGCGCGACTTCAGACGGTACCGGCCGGCCACCAGGTACTGGGGACCCGGCGCATGGTGGGTTCCGGCGGTCGTCGACATACGGAGATGATAGCGGCGAGGTCGACGCCGCGGGCACCGCACTTGACAGCCATCTCGTACGTATGTTCGACTCCCATCATGCGATGGTCGGATCAGGCGGTCGAGGTCGACGACGGGTCGCTCCCGGGGCTGAGCCGCTCGGGTCTGGTGCGGTCGGTGCGTACGCCCGATTTCGAGGGTGTCACATTCCACGAGGTGCTGGCCAAGAGTGCGCTCAACCGCGTGCCGGAGGCCTCGCAGCTCCCGTTTCAGTTCACGGTCAACACCTTTCGCGGGTGCACGCATGCCTGCCGCTACTGTTTCGCCCGTCCGACGCACGAGTACCTCGACCTCGACGCGGGCACCGATTTCGACACCCAGGTCGTGGTGAAGCTCAACGTCGCGGCGGTGTTGCGCAAGGAACTCAAACGCCGGTCGTGGACCCGGGAGACGGTGGCGCTGGGCACCAACACGGACCCGTATCAGCGTGCCGAGGGGCGGTACCGACTCATGCCGGGCGTGATCTCCGCGCTCGCCGAGTCCCGGACGCCGTTCTCCATCCTGACCAAGGGCACCTTGATCCGTCGGGATCTTCCGCTGTTGCGTCAGGCTGCGGGGGAGGTCTCGGTCAGCGTCGGGATCTCGCTGGCGATCCTCGATCAGGACCTGCAGAAGAAGATCGAACCGGGGACGCCGTCGCCCCAGGCGCGGCTGTCGGTGATCCGCGATCTCGCCGATGCCGGCATCGCGCCGCATGTGATGGTGGCCCCCGTCATCCCGTACCTCACGGATTCGACCGCGCATCTCGACTCGTTGCTCGAGGCACTCGCCGAGGCGGGCGCGTCTGGTGTGACCGCGTTCCCGATGCATCTGCGATCCTCGACCAAGCCGTGGTTCCTCGAGTGGCTGGCGGAGGAGCATCCGGCGCTCATCCGCCGGTACCGGGGGCTCTACGGGCGTGGCGCCTATGTCACCCCGGAGTACTCCTCGTGGCTGCGTGACCGGATGAAGCCGCTCGTGCACCGGCATGGCCTGGCCGGTTCCGGCGGTCTCCGGCAATCGGGTCCCGACTCGCCGGCGACGGTGGCCGCGCCCGAGCTGCAGCACGCCCTCACCCTGTTCTGACCCGTGCCGTCCTGACCGCGCCCCTGAGCTGGGCTGTTTTCGGCGTGGATGCAAACATCCTGTGCTGCGCAACGGCTTTCGGCTTCGGTTGACGCTTGTCGGTGGTTGGTTCTACTCTCGAACAATCGAAACAGTGTTCGAATGATCGGCGGACGAGGGGCCTCCTCGGGATCGTTCGGGAACTGTGTCGAGAACCCTGATGGCGCGCACCTTCCCGGCTCGCTCGAGAACTACTCATGTCGACTGGAGGGTGCCGGATGGATGTCTCTGCTGGTGTGGCCGTGACCGATGCCGTGACCGATACGGCGGCCGGTGGCCGGGCCGACGAGCTGGCGGGTTTGCGCCGGCGGATGGCGGCCATGTCCGGTCGGCCCGACCAGCGGGTGGTCGAGGTCCGAGACCGGTCGGTGGGTGTCCTTCCCGTGCCGGAATCGTTGTCGGACATCTTGCCGCACAACGGTATTCCGCGAGGGTCGGTGGCCCGGCTCGACGGCGCCCGTTCGGTGCTGATCGCGATGATCGCTTCGGTGACCCGTGCGGGTGGACAGGTGGGGATCGTCGGGTTGCCCCGGTTGAGTCTGCTGCCCGCGGCGGAGATGGGCGCCGACCTGTCCCGCATCGCCACCATCCCCGATCCCGGTCCCGACCCGGTCGAGGTGGCAGCGGTGCTGCTCGACGGTATGGACCTGGTGATCCTGGACCTGGGGAGCGGTGGCGAGGGTGCTCGCCCGCGGAACGAGATGGTGGCCCCCTCGCGTGCCCGGGTGGTCATGGGCCGCGTGCGCAAACAGTCGTCGGTGCTGCTGGTGACCGGTGGTGCATGGCCGGGTGCGCAACTGGCCCTCGAGGCCCGTGTCCTCACCTACCGGCACAGTCCGGGCCTGCCCGGCCGGTCTGCTCCCGCCTCCCGCGCGGCCGGTCTCGACTCCGCACGCAGCGGCTACGGCCGCATCGGCGGGATGCGGCTGGAGGTCACGGTGTCGGGCCGCGGCCGGCGATCCGAGAGCACCGAGGTCGAACTCCGGGCGACGGGCCACGGTGCCGATCGCACGGTCGAGATGGTCGCGGCGGCGACCGTCTCCCCGGTGCTCGCGGTGGCGAACTGATGCCCTCCGGAGAGCAGGGGTCCCGGCGTATCCTCGCGCTCTGGTGCCCGGACTGGCCGGCGATGGCCGCGGCGGCCGAGGCGGATCTGCCCCCGCTGCATCCGGTCGCGGTGCTGTCGGCGAATCGGGTGGTGGCCTGTTCGGCCTCGGCACGGGCCGCCGGTGTGCGGCGGGGAATGCGGAAGCGACAGGCGCAGGCGGCGTGCACGGAGATGACCGTGGTCGCCGCCGACGAGAACCGGGACGGACGGCTGTTCGAACCGGTGGTCGCCGCGGTCGCCGAGGTGATCCCCGCCCTCGAAGTGCTCCGGCCGGGTCTCCTGGTGATCGCCGGCGACCGTGCCGCCCGCTACTTCGGCGGGATGGAGGCCCTCGCGGAGGAGCTCGTCGACGTGGTGTCGGCGTGCGGCATCGAGTCGCAGGTCGGCATCGCCGACGAGATCTTCACCGCCGTCCTCGCCGCCCGGAACGGGCATCAGGTGGAGCCCGGGGGTGACCGGGAGTACCTCGCCGGCCGCCCCGTCGCCGACCTCGCCGTCGAACCCAGCATGAGCGATCCGTCCCGTGCCGATCTCGTGGAGTTGCTGCGCCGGTTGGGGATCGGCACGATCGGCGCCTTCGCCGACATGTCCGTCACCGACGTCGCCACCCGGTTCGCCCGGGATGCGGTCGTCGCGCACCGGCTGGCCAATGCGCTGCCGGGGCGTGTCCCGTCGTCACGTGGTGTGCCGGCCGAACTCGACGTCGACCACACCTGCGACCCGCCGGTCGACCGCATCGACGTCGCGGCGTTCATCGGTCGCACCCTCGCCGACGTGCTGCACCGACGCCTGCGTGATGCCGCGGTGGCCTGCACGCGACTCACCATCATCGCGACCACCGAACGCGGACAACAGCATTCGCGAACCTGGCGATGTGCCCAACCGCTGACGCCGGAGACGACCGCGGATCGTGTCCGATGGCAACTCGAGGGGTGGCTGACCGGCGCGGCGCGGCCCACCTCCCCGCGGGTCGAGCCGCGCGCAGCGAGGAGCAGTGCCCGACCCGACTCGCCGATCGTCCGGCTGCGGCTCGAACCGGTCGAGGTCGTCGAGGCCGGGGCCCTGCACTATCAGCTCACCGACGATCTCTCCCGTGGCGGGCTGGCCGGTGAACCGGATGTGGAGGAGCGCGCCCGGCGTTCGCTGGTGCGGATACAGGGGCTGCTGGGCGGGGATGCGGTCCGTATTCCCGTGCTGAGCGGTGGTCGTGGACCCGCCGAACGGATCACCATGGTCTCACTGGGCGACGAGCCGGCTCCGCGCCGGGATCCGTCGGCGCCATGGCCCGGACGCCTGCCACAACCCAGCCCGACGGTGCTGGTGGAGACCGCGATCCACGTGCTCGACGCCGTGGGGCAACCGGTGAAGGTGACCGATCGCGGGGCCTTCACCGCCGAACCGGTGACCGTCGCGCTGGCCTCGTCCCGGGCGCGCCGGTCGAGTTGGGGCCTGTGCTGGTGGGCCGGGCCCTGGCCGGTCGGAGGCGCCGACCTGCCCGCCGGGGCCTCGGTGCCGACCGGAGCCGCCGAGACCGGACTGACCGCGCGGGCGCAGGTGCTGCTCGACGATTCGCGCGCCCTGCTGCTGTGTTACCGCGCCGGGGAGTGGATCGTCGAAGGTGTCTACGAGTGACTGCGTCCCGCGGAGTGGCTTCGAGAAGAAACGCCGCGACCGAAAGCGTGCGCGTTCGCCTCTGAGATGCCACTCTCGACGCATGGCACGTACCTGGTTGTCGGTGACAGTGGAACTGCTCGGTGGTCGCGGCGTTGAGTTGTGGCCCTGGCCCGGAAGGGTTTTCGCGGTCGGACCGGCGCACACGTTCAAGGATCTGGCGACCGCCATCGATGACGCGTTCGCTCGATGGGATCGTTCCCATCTGTCACTTTTCACCCTGGACGACGGCAGGGTGGTCGCCGACGCCGCGCTCGGTGCCGACCTGGCCGGTGGTATCGGCGGCCCGATCTCCGAGCCCGTGGACATCGCCACGGCCAAGGTCGCCGCGTTCGCAGCGACCGGTTCCGAGTTCCAGTACACCTTCGATCTAGGCGACGAGTGGACCCATCGGTGCGTCGTGGGAGATCTGAAGGTCGACCCGGTGGACGTGTTGGGCATCAAGCCGACAGCGCCGCTGGCGTACTTCGGTTGGGGCGACATCCCGGATCAGTACGGTCGACGGACGGCCGATGGGGACGACGAGACGCCACCACGCCCCACCGTTCCTCATCCGATGCTCGTCGGCCAGTGGCCCGCGCAGAAGGAGATACGTGAACTCGATCTGGGCGAGGTACGCGGGTCGATCGCGTCGTCGGATGCCGATCGTTTCCTGGATGCCGTCATCGGATGCGATCTGCACGACGCACTCCAGCAGGTCGGCCCCGGGGTACCGATGGCACTGCAGAAGCGCCGCGAGCGAGCCGAACCGGTGGCTGTGTCGATCGTCGAACAACTCAAACGACGGGGAGAGGCCGGCGACGCCGAACTCGCCGAGGAACTGCTCGCGAGCCTGCGCGGGGAACCCGCGCCGGGACGGCCGATCGCGGTGGATCTCGAGATGCTCAGCGACGAGATGGAGGGTGATCCGAACCGGTCCACCGGCGGACTCATCGACCTGAGCACCGGCTTCGTGTACAACGACGAGATGCTCGACCCGGGCGTGCTCGATGAGGAGATCGACGTCGAGGAGGACCCGGACCGCTGGCTGCGCTTCGACTGCATCGGTTCGCGCGACAGCTGGCGGGACATGGCCGATTTCGCCACGCGCACCACCGATCCCGACCTGCGAAACCGTCTGGAGCGCGCGATCGAGGGACGAGGTGCGTTCCGCAGGTTCCGGGACGTCGTCCACGAAGCGGGTGTGAGTCAGCAGTGGTATGCGTTCTCCACCGACCGCAAGTTCGGACGGGCACGCAAATTCCTGGTCCGTGAAGGCATCCGACCGATCTGACTCAACTGTTGTGCCCCCGCGCGATGACCGGCCACCGGCTGTCCGAGCCGTCGATCGCCACCAGTTCGTCGACGAGATTGACCGCAGTGCAGACGTGGTTCGGCACCACCCGGATCACGTCGCCCAACCGGGGGCTGACGTCGATTCCGCCGGGAACTCCACCACCGCGTGATGTTCGGACAACTGCACGACGCGGGCGTCGGGGTGATCGAGGAGGCGTCCGTGGCCGGTCGCCCAGGCGGCTCGGTCGGCGCCGAGGATCTTGCTGCCGGCGTCGAGGACGATCCGTCCGGGTTCGCTCCGCACCACGGTTGCCACCGCGGTCAGAGCGACGTCGTCGAATCCGCAGGTGCCGATCTCGACCTGCTGGGCGTCGTTGAGGGGATACACGCCCGGACGGATCTCGGTGAGCACGCCCGCATACGTGGGGTCGCCGACGAATTCGACGGTGGGTGTGGATCCGCCGCTGCGCACCCGCGGATCGATGCCCTGCGCTCGGAGACTCTCCGCCGCCGTACGCAGTGCCGCCACCTCCTGTTCCGCGGCCCGCCGGCGGGTGTCGCCGACGCCGTAGCCGTGGCCGGGGAAGGTGAAGACGCCGACGACGTCGAGCCCCGCTGACACGCCCGCCGCCGCGACGCCTCCGGCGTCCCCGGGTGCGGTCCCGGTGCGGTGTTGCCCGGAGTCGACCTCGACGAGTGCCTCGACCCGCTGCCCGCCGAGCAGCGCCCCGAGATGCCGTGCGCCCTCCGCCGAGTCGACACCCACCCGTAGCGACACCCGGTCTGCGAGGGCGCGTAACCGGGCGGCTTTCGCCGGGGTCGGCCAGATGGGATAGGCGATGAAGATGTCGGTGCACGAGGTGATGTCGGCGGCGTCGGCGAAGGCCTCGGCCTCGCCGATGGTGGCCACCGCCAGCCCCGTGGCACCGGAATCGATCTGCATCCCGCGATCTCGGCGCATTTGTGGGTCTTCGCATGCGGCCGGAAGTCGACGCCCGCCGATCGCGCGCGGTCGGCGAGCACCGCGAGGTTGCGCGTCATGCGGTCGACGTCGACCTCGAGATACGGGGTGTCGATCACGCGTCCCGCCCGCCGGCGTCACGATCCGAACGGCCCAGCGCCGCCGCCGATTCGCCGAAGACCAGGTACTCCTGGTGCAGGATGCGGGTGGTCAGTCCGGGGGTGACGCGGTGCCCGATCTCGGCGACGAGCCCGACCAGCGAGTCGACGCGCTTGGGTCGATCGATGATCGCGTGCAGCACGCGCGCCGCGGCCCGGTCGACGTTCCAGGTCCCGGGCTGGTTGTCGTAGGCCTCGGTGGGCGCGATCATCCGCGTCTTCACGAGGGGGAGACGGACATTGGAGAAGGTCACGTGGTCGGACACCGTTTCGGTGCCGGTGACGTCGCTGAAGGCCTCCAGAGCGGCTTTTGACGCCGCGTAGGCACCGAACCGCGGGCCACGCGACTGCACCGCGATCGAGGTCACGTTTACCACATGACCCGCCTGCCGGGCGATCATGTGCGGCAGCAGTCCGAGGACGAGGTTCACCGCGCCGAAGTAGTTGACCGCCATCACCCGGTGGTAGTCGTGAGACCGATCCACCGAGTTGATCGTGGCACGACGGATCGACCGGCCGGCATTGTTGACCAGGACGTCCACGTGACCGTGCGCGGCGAGCACGGTCTTGACGAGCGCATTGACCGATTCCTCGTCGGTGATGTCGCACTGGTATGCGGTCACCTGACCGGGCGGGATGCCCTTCTTGCTCGTCGTCGAGTTCAATTCCTCGGTCGCCGATTCCAGTTCGTCGGCGTTGCGGGCGACGATGAGGACGTTGGCCCCGCGTGCGACGCACATCCGTGCGGTGGCCTTGCCGATCCCGCTCGACCCGCCGGTGATGAGAACGTTCTTGCCGACGAGCGGCCCGCGCGGATCGGTGCGCCGGTTGCGTGACCGGTCGAGGTGTCGTGACCAGTAGGTCCACAGGCGCGGGGCGTAGTCGGCGAAGTCGGGCACGGTGATGCCGAGGTCACCCAGGACCGCCACGGTGGTGTCGGCGCGGAAGTCGACCGGCAGCGTCACCGCGTCGAGTACTGCCCCGGGGATCCCCTGCTGGGCGGCTACGAGGTTGCGTCCGACGCGCGCGATCCCCATGCCGGACAACGTCATCACGGGTTCCACCGCAGCCCGTGGGATGGCGTCGAACCCCTTCGGCGCCTTGAACGCCGGTGCCAGCGCGTTGTACATCTCGGTGGTGGTGAGCGACTTCGGGTCGCTGAGATGGAACACCAAACCGCTGCGCGTGGGGTTCACGCCGAGGAGGGCGACCATCGCGGCGGCGACGTAATCGACCGGCACGATGTTGAGCGTCCCGAGATCGGGCATCGGCAGTCGCAGCATCGAGGGCAGTCGGCCGAGCGTCGCGAGGTGGCCGAAGAAGTAGTAGGGACCGTCGATCTTGTCCATCTCGCCGGTGCGCGAGTCGCCGACCACGATCGACGGCCGGTAGACGCGCCAGCGGAGTCCCTCGCG
The genomic region above belongs to Gordonia hongkongensis and contains:
- a CDS encoding UPF0158 family protein; its protein translation is MARTWLSVTVELLGGRGVELWPWPGRVFAVGPAHTFKDLATAIDDAFARWDRSHLSLFTLDDGRVVADAALGADLAGGIGGPISEPVDIATAKVAAFAATGSEFQYTFDLGDEWTHRCVVGDLKVDPVDVLGIKPTAPLAYFGWGDIPDQYGRRTADGDDETPPRPTVPHPMLVGQWPAQKEIRELDLGEVRGSIASSDADRFLDAVIGCDLHDALQQVGPGVPMALQKRRERAEPVAVSIVEQLKRRGEAGDAELAEELLASLRGEPAPGRPIAVDLEMLSDEMEGDPNRSTGGLIDLSTGFVYNDEMLDPGVLDEEIDVEEDPDRWLRFDCIGSRDSWRDMADFATRTTDPDLRNRLERAIEGRGAFRRFRDVVHEAGVSQQWYAFSTDRKFGRARKFLVREGIRPI
- a CDS encoding LuxR C-terminal-related transcriptional regulator, whose translation is MTPSSPSSDPTGPGPVTFYLVDDHAVFRSGVRAELADEPGLRVVGEAGTVPEAIDGIVAAAPDVVLLDVHMPAGGGVAVLRGVLDRLGSNGTGSNATGSTPPVFLALSVSDAAEDVIATIRAGARGYVTKTIAGPELADAVRRVADGDAVFSPRLAGFVLDSFTGKSSAPEPPLDPELDSLTRRELEVLRLLARGYTYREIAEELFISIKTVETHASNVLRKTQQSNRNALTRWAATRHIG
- a CDS encoding Rv2578c family radical SAM protein encodes the protein MRWSDQAVEVDDGSLPGLSRSGLVRSVRTPDFEGVTFHEVLAKSALNRVPEASQLPFQFTVNTFRGCTHACRYCFARPTHEYLDLDAGTDFDTQVVVKLNVAAVLRKELKRRSWTRETVALGTNTDPYQRAEGRYRLMPGVISALAESRTPFSILTKGTLIRRDLPLLRQAAGEVSVSVGISLAILDQDLQKKIEPGTPSPQARLSVIRDLADAGIAPHVMVAPVIPYLTDSTAHLDSLLEALAEAGASGVTAFPMHLRSSTKPWFLEWLAEEHPALIRRYRGLYGRGAYVTPEYSSWLRDRMKPLVHRHGLAGSGGLRQSGPDSPATVAAPELQHALTLF
- a CDS encoding DNA polymerase Y family protein: MPSGEQGSRRILALWCPDWPAMAAAAEADLPPLHPVAVLSANRVVACSASARAAGVRRGMRKRQAQAACTEMTVVAADENRDGRLFEPVVAAVAEVIPALEVLRPGLLVIAGDRAARYFGGMEALAEELVDVVSACGIESQVGIADEIFTAVLAARNGHQVEPGGDREYLAGRPVADLAVEPSMSDPSRADLVELLRRLGIGTIGAFADMSVTDVATRFARDAVVAHRLANALPGRVPSSRGVPAELDVDHTCDPPVDRIDVAAFIGRTLADVLHRRLRDAAVACTRLTIIATTERGQQHSRTWRCAQPLTPETTADRVRWQLEGWLTGAARPTSPRVEPRAARSSARPDSPIVRLRLEPVEVVEAGALHYQLTDDLSRGGLAGEPDVEERARRSLVRIQGLLGGDAVRIPVLSGGRGPAERITMVSLGDEPAPRRDPSAPWPGRLPQPSPTVLVETAIHVLDAVGQPVKVTDRGAFTAEPVTVALASSRARRSSWGLCWWAGPWPVGGADLPAGASVPTGAAETGLTARAQVLLDDSRALLLCYRAGEWIVEGVYE
- a CDS encoding SDR family oxidoreductase, giving the protein MTSYFITGGSGFIGRRVLERLLTVAPDATIHALVRETSRAAFVAMLDDLDAGDRVTPVVGDLTAPGLGIAPDTVPAIDHVIHLAAIYDMAADAESQRAANVVGTSRAADFAIAHDALFHHVSSIAVAGDHRGRFTEMDFEVGQGFPTAYHRTKFEAERVVREREGLRWRVYRPSIVVGDSRTGEMDKIDGPYYFFGHLATLGRLPSMLRLPMPDLGTLNIVPVDYVAAAMVALLGVNPTRSGLVFHLSDPKSLTTTEMYNALAPAFKAPKGFDAIPRAAVEPVMTLSGMGIARVGRNLVAAQQGIPGAVLDAVTLPVDFRADTTVAVLGDLGITVPDFADYAPRLWTYWSRHLDRSRNRRTDPRGPLVGKNVLITGGSSGIGKATARMCVARGANVLIVARNADELESATEELNSTTSKKGIPPGQVTAYQCDITDEESVNALVKTVLAAHGHVDVLVNNAGRSIRRATINSVDRSHDYHRVMAVNYFGAVNLVLGLLPHMIARQAGHVVNVTSIAVQSRGPRFGAYAASKAALEAFSDVTGTETVSDHVTFSNVRLPLVKTRMIAPTEAYDNQPGTWNVDRAAARVLHAIIDRPKRVDSLVGLVAEIGHRVTPGLTTRILHQEYLVFGESAAALGRSDRDAGGRDA
- a CDS encoding serine/threonine-protein kinase, whose translation is MSTTAGTHHAPGPQYLVAGRYRLKSRIGGGGMGTVWLARDQLLDRDVAVKQVVSTEGLTEDSADNVRKRAMREGRIAAKLSHRNAIAMHDVALDRGEPWLVMEYLPSRSVAQILHTTKTLAPAEAAQIGAQVADAMVEAHAAGIVHRDIKPGNILIAEGGRQTGLVKITDFGISRAKDDVTLTQTGVITGTPAYFAPEVARGADPQEASDVYSLGATVYTMVEGQPPFGVDDNSIALLHKVARARINPMQNAAELEPILLRLLEPSPTKRPTMSQARDMLTSFAAGSRGTRDQVLTGLITRPGAGTPTWSQRGGRSSTTGSHRPAGATLPPYAPTMSADRGSRDLPDTRRGMSPTLMSTPQPHSSTPRPPASQQYSSESRQPNPGPPAPGTSSTALAVSIFVFFAVLAVVVVLAIALLR